In the genome of Halapricum salinum, one region contains:
- a CDS encoding type II toxin-antitoxin system VapC family toxin has translation MEASPVIYLDSWVWLEYGLRGDQWTGARKSIDDALADGGAVSTIALTEIDYILSREVDRTTADLVTSAIEDFDAIHIVPVSAEISLYASRLRSKYYERRDNELSYADAIHIATAGLLDCTALHTGDADFESVQEIETVVH, from the coding sequence GTGGAAGCGTCTCCCGTGATCTATCTCGACTCGTGGGTCTGGCTGGAGTATGGACTTCGGGGTGACCAGTGGACAGGTGCGCGCAAGAGCATCGACGACGCACTGGCCGATGGTGGTGCAGTGTCGACGATCGCACTGACGGAGATCGACTACATCCTCAGCCGAGAGGTCGACCGAACGACTGCGGATCTTGTCACGAGTGCGATCGAAGACTTCGATGCGATCCACATCGTCCCCGTGTCCGCAGAGATTTCGTTGTACGCGTCCCGGCTTCGATCAAAATACTACGAGCGCCGCGACAACGAACTCTCCTATGCTGACGCGATCCACATCGCCACAGCCGGGTTACTCGACTGCACTGCACTCCACACGGGCGACGCTGATTTCGAATCCGTTCAGGAAATCGAGACAGTCGTCCACTGA
- a CDS encoding AbrB/MazE/SpoVT family DNA-binding domain-containing protein, producing MSYEATVTSKGQLTIPKEVREQLDIEPGEKVLFRFDEEGGVRLVGVPAEPMDRLDAAQQRAASLELNAQELIEREREQWKRLP from the coding sequence ATGTCATACGAAGCAACCGTCACGAGCAAGGGACAACTCACGATTCCCAAAGAGGTTCGCGAGCAGCTCGACATCGAGCCGGGCGAGAAAGTCCTGTTCCGCTTCGACGAGGAGGGGGGTGTGCGTCTCGTCGGTGTGCCGGCTGAGCCGATGGATCGACTCGATGCGGCACAGCAGCGTGCGGCGTCGCTCGAACTAAACGCCCAGGAGTTGATCGAACGAGAGCGAGAACAGTGGAAGCGTCTCCCGTGA
- a CDS encoding alpha-amylase family glycosyl hydrolase, whose amino-acid sequence MHHPGPPRFVTVGDDVELAPRRPESDADFAWSIAERPDDSEATVGNSAVEHLVPDEPGVYRLELGAPDGTHELTVRAFEDVTRPFRLEYDAAELPEHDPGDVWVTTTFNDFRVGELEPELIDDTYVYEDDVSPGRYNYAITVGDDFMGGDWGSIVVDGPERPRVRLDARVESSADDEEIVIEADAMPGPHSDADPEDLDVEFYVDDRDREALCASASASEASGDGLTVDGHEARCSLDAVDDQLRVHAVTVGERPGVSDTVRIESDGSVARPNEPPEWLDGATMYEIYVRSFVGDSGVTFERLEERVPYLEWLGIDVLWLTPILESRSAAQGEDAEHGPHGYDIVDYFDVAPDLGTRADFESFVDSCHDAGIHVLFDLVINHTSREHPAFQQSARGVAEYDDWFTWVDADDAFVSEDVREQSTGDVERVYDHYFDWWTLPNLNYDSLAVREHVLDIVDEWADTVDGFRCDVAWGVPHGFWKEVRQRVKTEHSAVDGDFLLLDETVPRDPHYGELEFDLHYDTGHYYGLREIGRGERPADDLLDVAESPAVDGIREDYVPMRYVDNHDEDRYVEECGRDALVAAVTATFALPGVPMVYYGQETGLRETRADMNWVNGDRALSRRVKSLIDLRASTAALVDGSVEAVDCDVSVGDDERVTAFARDDGEQRLVVVLHFGEGTAEVELSGPVGETDLVTGEPVAEGTTISVANAVVLAA is encoded by the coding sequence ATGCACCATCCCGGCCCCCCGCGGTTCGTCACCGTCGGCGACGACGTGGAACTCGCGCCCCGACGACCCGAGTCCGACGCCGACTTCGCCTGGTCGATCGCCGAGCGCCCCGACGACAGCGAGGCGACCGTCGGCAATAGCGCGGTCGAACACCTCGTGCCCGACGAACCCGGCGTCTATCGCCTCGAACTCGGCGCTCCGGACGGCACGCACGAACTCACCGTTCGGGCGTTCGAAGACGTCACCCGCCCGTTTCGTCTGGAATACGACGCCGCCGAATTGCCCGAGCACGATCCAGGGGACGTGTGGGTGACGACGACGTTCAACGACTTTCGGGTGGGCGAACTCGAGCCCGAACTGATCGACGACACCTACGTCTACGAGGACGACGTGTCGCCGGGCCGATACAACTACGCGATCACCGTCGGCGACGACTTCATGGGTGGGGACTGGGGGAGCATCGTCGTCGACGGTCCCGAACGACCCCGGGTTCGACTCGACGCGAGGGTCGAATCGAGCGCCGACGACGAGGAGATCGTGATCGAGGCCGATGCCATGCCGGGACCGCACAGCGACGCCGACCCCGAGGATCTGGACGTCGAGTTCTACGTGGACGACCGGGATCGCGAGGCGCTATGCGCCTCGGCCAGCGCGAGTGAGGCGTCCGGCGACGGCCTCACAGTCGACGGCCACGAGGCACGCTGCTCGCTCGACGCCGTCGACGATCAGTTGCGAGTCCACGCCGTGACAGTCGGCGAGCGCCCCGGCGTCAGCGACACCGTCCGGATCGAATCCGATGGCAGTGTCGCCCGGCCGAACGAACCGCCAGAGTGGCTCGACGGCGCGACGATGTACGAGATCTACGTCCGCTCGTTCGTCGGCGATTCGGGCGTCACGTTCGAGCGCCTCGAAGAACGGGTCCCCTATCTGGAGTGGCTGGGGATCGACGTGCTCTGGCTGACGCCCATCCTCGAATCCCGGAGCGCGGCCCAGGGCGAGGACGCCGAGCACGGCCCGCACGGCTACGACATCGTCGACTACTTCGACGTTGCGCCTGATCTCGGGACCCGGGCGGACTTCGAGTCGTTCGTCGACTCGTGTCACGACGCGGGAATTCACGTCCTGTTCGATCTGGTGATCAACCACACCTCCCGCGAGCACCCGGCTTTCCAGCAGAGCGCCCGTGGCGTGGCCGAGTACGATGACTGGTTCACCTGGGTCGACGCCGACGATGCGTTCGTCTCTGAGGACGTACGCGAGCAGTCGACCGGCGATGTCGAACGGGTCTACGACCACTACTTCGACTGGTGGACGCTCCCCAACCTGAACTACGACTCCCTGGCCGTCCGCGAGCACGTTCTCGACATCGTCGACGAGTGGGCCGACACGGTCGACGGCTTCCGGTGTGACGTCGCCTGGGGCGTCCCTCACGGTTTCTGGAAAGAGGTCCGCCAGCGCGTCAAGACCGAACACAGCGCCGTCGATGGCGACTTTCTGTTGCTGGACGAAACCGTCCCGCGGGACCCTCACTACGGCGAACTGGAGTTCGACCTGCACTACGACACCGGCCACTACTACGGGCTGCGGGAGATTGGCCGCGGCGAGCGGCCCGCCGACGATTTGCTCGACGTTGCGGAGAGCCCCGCTGTCGACGGAATCCGAGAGGACTACGTCCCCATGCGCTACGTCGACAATCACGACGAGGACCGCTACGTCGAGGAGTGCGGCCGCGACGCACTCGTCGCCGCGGTGACGGCGACGTTCGCGCTCCCGGGCGTTCCGATGGTCTACTACGGCCAGGAGACCGGTCTCCGGGAGACGAGAGCGGACATGAACTGGGTGAACGGCGACCGCGCACTCTCGCGGCGAGTTAAGTCGCTGATCGACCTCCGGGCGTCGACGGCGGCGCTGGTCGACGGGTCGGTCGAAGCCGTCGACTGCGACGTCAGTGTGGGCGACGACGAGCGCGTGACGGCGTTTGCCCGCGACGACGGCGAGCAGCGACTCGTCGTCGTCCTGCACTTCGGCGAGGGAACGGCCGAGGTCGAACTCTCCGGGCCCGTCGGCGAAACCGACCTCGTCACCGGCGAGCCGGTCGCCGAGGGGACGACGATTTCGGTCGCAAACGCGGTCGTCCTGGCGGCGTGA
- a CDS encoding DUF3179 domain-containing protein, which translates to MNRLTRRRYLAVAGAGALAGCGTGDSGGGNYDPGGENGNGGGNGDGPTASDENGCVEPRTVGAASDVAVPTATDPLPLPLDPSALRSEATHGGPSKDGIPAIDDPQFAGVDGIDFLDDGDPVFGLARDGEAKAYPQNILVHHEIVNDRIAGNPVAVTYCPLTGTVLGFERGETTFGVSGRLINNNLIMYDRASEAWWPQVLATAIPGPWNEDPPAVSLREFRVVWTTWEQWRSAYPDTRVLTTETGSARNYAQDPYGAYNPKNGYYVRENTLFPELNENDRFHPKEVFLGARTPRGAVAFRKERLLDERLMEGRLCETPVLAVSDPRLDTGYVYRNPEELSFEHAGETVRETGAGDGEAYDPDALPLERIHTFDAMWFAWSGFYPWTTVYA; encoded by the coding sequence ATGAACCGACTCACGCGACGGCGGTACCTCGCGGTCGCCGGGGCTGGCGCACTCGCCGGCTGCGGGACCGGCGACAGCGGCGGGGGCAACTACGACCCCGGCGGGGAGAACGGGAACGGCGGGGGGAACGGCGACGGGCCGACGGCGAGCGACGAGAACGGCTGTGTCGAGCCCAGAACGGTCGGCGCTGCCAGCGACGTGGCAGTCCCGACAGCCACCGATCCCCTTCCGTTGCCACTCGACCCGTCGGCACTGCGGTCGGAGGCCACTCACGGCGGCCCCTCGAAGGACGGCATCCCCGCGATCGACGACCCCCAGTTTGCGGGCGTCGACGGGATCGACTTCCTCGATGACGGCGATCCGGTCTTCGGACTCGCACGAGACGGCGAGGCGAAGGCCTATCCGCAGAACATCCTCGTCCATCACGAGATCGTCAACGACCGGATCGCCGGGAATCCGGTCGCGGTTACCTACTGCCCGCTGACTGGCACGGTACTGGGGTTCGAACGCGGTGAGACGACCTTCGGCGTCTCGGGCCGGCTGATCAACAACAACCTGATCATGTACGATCGGGCGAGCGAGGCGTGGTGGCCGCAGGTTCTGGCGACGGCGATTCCGGGACCCTGGAACGAGGACCCGCCGGCCGTTTCGCTGCGGGAGTTCCGCGTGGTCTGGACGACCTGGGAGCAGTGGCGGAGCGCGTATCCAGACACGCGCGTGCTCACGACCGAGACGGGCTCCGCGCGCAACTACGCCCAGGATCCCTATGGCGCGTACAACCCCAAGAATGGGTACTACGTGCGCGAGAACACGCTCTTTCCCGAGCTCAACGAGAACGACCGCTTCCACCCGAAAGAGGTCTTCCTGGGTGCTCGAACGCCCCGCGGGGCCGTCGCGTTCCGCAAGGAACGGTTGCTCGACGAGCGACTGATGGAGGGACGGCTCTGTGAGACGCCCGTTCTCGCGGTCTCAGACCCGCGACTCGACACGGGCTACGTCTATCGAAACCCCGAGGAACTGTCATTCGAGCACGCGGGCGAGACGGTTCGAGAGACGGGAGCCGGGGATGGCGAAGCGTACGACCCGGACGCGCTGCCGCTCGAACGCATCCACACCTTCGACGCGATGTGGTTCGCCTGGAGCGGCTTCTACCCCTGGACCACCGTCTATGCCTGA